In one window of Methanosarcina vacuolata Z-761 DNA:
- a CDS encoding site-2 protease family protein, whose product MQSSFKIGNIMDIPIKLDTSFLLALPISAYFFAINSQPYGFVGVEPTVVRYTLSTLSAIFLFVSVLLHELAHSYLAKRYGANISSITLLLFGGVASMEIPQKPGQEAKIAFAGPLTSLIIGFICLFTYNYVISSSSALSQNPIYLIIWVLGSMNLVLGIFNLLPAFPMDGGRILRSLFARKMSYVKATHSAASIGKFIAILMAIYGIYIGDIWFPLIAFYIYGSASNEDRFYSELDRSV is encoded by the coding sequence ATGCAGTCATCTTTTAAAATCGGAAACATAATGGACATACCTATCAAACTGGACACATCTTTCCTTCTGGCACTTCCGATATCTGCATATTTTTTTGCGATCAATTCACAGCCATATGGTTTTGTGGGAGTTGAGCCAACTGTAGTTAGATATACTCTTTCTACTCTTTCTGCCATCTTCCTTTTTGTCTCAGTACTTTTACATGAACTTGCACACTCTTATCTTGCAAAACGTTATGGGGCAAATATTTCTAGCATTACTCTCCTCCTCTTCGGAGGTGTGGCCTCTATGGAGATCCCACAGAAACCCGGACAGGAAGCAAAGATAGCTTTTGCAGGGCCTTTAACGAGCCTCATTATAGGTTTTATCTGCCTGTTCACATACAATTACGTAATATCCTCTAGCTCTGCGCTTTCTCAAAACCCTATATATCTTATTATCTGGGTCCTTGGATCAATGAACTTAGTGCTTGGGATCTTTAATTTACTGCCTGCTTTTCCTATGGATGGTGGCAGGATACTCCGTTCACTTTTTGCCAGGAAAATGTCTTATGTAAAGGCTACTCATAGTGCAGCTTCCATCGGAAAGTTTATTGCTATTCTCATGGCGATTTATGGAATTTATATAGGTGATATCTGGTTTCCCCTGATTGCTTTCTATATTTATGGAAGCGCATCTAATGAGGATCGATTTTACTCAGAATTAGATAGATCTGTATAA
- a CDS encoding glycosyltransferase: MYSNYELTVIIPTFNEEVNIARMIEAVNSTLSLNKIHGEILIVDDESRDKTIKIVEELMLKYNNLRIIVRHTDHGLSQSVVEGFRQANSNAFMVIDADFSHPPELIPLFYEEIKKGTDIVIGSRYTRGGGIKQWPLKRRILSLGATGLGRILFPEITDPVSGFFALKKKVVSGAQLHPRGYKILMEVLGKGKWNSVVEIPFTFTDRENGESKLTFCIITDYVKQISNIAKYSLVFRNNHVWNEWEKLGKFCFVGLSGVLVNVGSLYLFTEYIGLYYIISSLVAIEISILSNFFLNDYWTFKLKDKANKYTQNRFKRFFSFQCISIVGLIINIGVLYFLTDFFGIYYLVSNLIGIVIVFFWNYLMNRHVTWKLKTY; the protein is encoded by the coding sequence ATGTATTCTAATTATGAACTAACAGTAATTATTCCCACCTTTAATGAAGAGGTCAATATTGCCAGGATGATCGAAGCTGTGAATTCAACCCTTTCATTAAATAAAATTCATGGTGAGATTCTTATTGTTGATGACGAATCTCGCGACAAAACTATTAAAATTGTCGAGGAGCTTATGCTGAAATACAATAATCTGAGAATTATTGTAAGGCACACAGACCATGGTCTTTCACAATCTGTAGTTGAGGGCTTCAGGCAGGCAAATTCGAACGCTTTTATGGTAATTGATGCCGATTTTTCTCATCCTCCGGAATTAATTCCTCTTTTTTATGAAGAAATAAAAAAAGGAACAGATATCGTCATAGGAAGTCGATATACTCGAGGAGGAGGCATTAAACAATGGCCTCTTAAACGTCGGATTTTATCTCTTGGAGCAACTGGCCTCGGAAGAATACTATTTCCTGAAATTACAGACCCTGTAAGCGGATTTTTTGCCCTAAAAAAGAAAGTGGTCTCCGGAGCTCAACTCCACCCAAGAGGGTACAAAATTCTGATGGAAGTCCTTGGGAAAGGAAAATGGAATTCAGTTGTAGAGATTCCGTTTACATTTACAGATCGGGAGAATGGAGAGAGTAAGCTCACTTTTTGCATCATAACTGACTATGTAAAACAAATTTCAAATATCGCTAAGTATTCTCTTGTTTTTCGTAATAACCATGTCTGGAATGAATGGGAAAAATTGGGAAAATTCTGTTTTGTCGGATTGTCCGGGGTACTGGTCAACGTAGGTTCTTTATATTTATTTACTGAATACATAGGCCTTTATTATATTATATCCAGTTTAGTAGCAATCGAAATATCTATCCTGAGTAATTTTTTCCTGAATGACTACTGGACATTTAAACTGAAGGATAAGGCCAACAAATATACACAGAATAGATTTAAGAGATTCTTTTCTTTCCAGTGTATCTCAATTGTGGGACTTATTATTAATATAGGAGTACTGTATTTCCTGACAGATTTCTTTGGTATCTATTATCTGGTTTCAAACCTCATAGGAATAGTAATTGTCTTTTTTTGGAACTATCTTATGAACAGACATGTTACATGGAAACTGAAAACTTACTAA
- a CDS encoding metallophosphoesterase yields MKILAITDPHGDYSKIKEMIEKAGDFDLVVIVGDITNFGPDEKVEELMEMFDRPVLAIPGNCDYRSILKALDASKATNLHGKAEQIGNIRFIGLGGSNPTPFNSPFELSEDEIEKTLEGMVRSAENDKDCGTIVLLTHAPPYGARDELPFGHVGSTAIQKFLDRVDLIVCGHIHEAKGLEQVGKTVVVNPGEACKGSCTLITLGEKEENKSIEVKFIEV; encoded by the coding sequence ATGAAGATACTGGCTATTACTGACCCCCATGGAGATTATTCGAAAATAAAGGAAATGATTGAAAAGGCAGGAGATTTTGATCTTGTAGTTATTGTTGGGGACATTACTAATTTTGGGCCCGATGAGAAGGTTGAAGAACTGATGGAAATGTTTGACAGACCTGTACTTGCGATCCCGGGTAATTGCGACTATAGGAGCATTTTAAAAGCCCTTGACGCTTCTAAAGCTACTAACCTGCACGGAAAAGCCGAACAGATAGGAAATATCAGGTTTATAGGCCTGGGCGGCTCAAATCCCACCCCTTTCAATTCTCCCTTTGAGTTATCCGAAGACGAAATTGAAAAGACCCTTGAAGGAATGGTCCGCTCTGCCGAAAACGACAAAGATTGCGGCACCATAGTGCTTCTGACGCATGCCCCACCTTACGGTGCAAGAGATGAACTTCCTTTCGGACACGTGGGCAGCACGGCTATCCAGAAATTCCTTGACCGTGTTGACCTGATCGTCTGCGGACACATCCATGAGGCAAAAGGCCTGGAGCAGGTCGGAAAGACTGTAGTGGTAAACCCTGGCGAAGCCTGTAAAGGCTCCTGCACCCTTATAACTCTCGGAGAAAAGGAGGAAAACAAATCTATTGAGGTTAAATTTATAGAGGTGTAA
- a CDS encoding glycosyltransferase family 39 protein produces MSIIGVISRKILSVYGESQFACQPDWIGHVWLDIWGVWDTGWYMKISQSGYTPVSLGQVISQETNIAFFPLYPLLMRLLSLVTGNEYLAGLIISNFCLIISCVYLYRLVRLDYDEDTSIKSIKYLLLFPVSFILSGVFTESLYLTLTLVCFYYARTSKWYIVGITGFFLSLTRSTGVLIILPLLYEGLMPLIRDKENLKNLKNSMHKILPLFYLSLIPLGTISFMIFNYHLTGDFMAFAHAQVMWQRHFGNPLETLLNGYHGNTGTAFEAVFAVITIFIVILFYRKIRFSYWLFCMYSLFVPLCTGIQSMPRFILVIFPIYILFADITKNHISEDLVTLSFALLQGFLMVFWTNSFNLVV; encoded by the coding sequence TTGAGTATAATCGGGGTAATATCCCGTAAAATTTTATCAGTATACGGAGAGTCTCAATTCGCCTGTCAACCTGACTGGATAGGTCATGTCTGGCTGGATATATGGGGTGTTTGGGATACAGGCTGGTATATGAAGATTTCTCAGTCTGGTTACACTCCAGTTTCTCTGGGTCAGGTTATTTCACAGGAGACTAATATCGCATTTTTTCCCTTATACCCCTTACTTATGAGACTTTTAAGCCTGGTTACAGGAAATGAGTATCTTGCCGGCTTAATAATATCAAACTTTTGTTTGATAATTTCTTGTGTTTATCTTTACCGGCTTGTAAGGCTTGATTATGATGAAGACACCTCCATTAAATCAATAAAATATCTACTTCTTTTTCCGGTCTCTTTCATCCTTTCGGGAGTTTTCACCGAGTCCCTGTATCTCACTCTTACTTTGGTGTGTTTCTATTATGCCAGAACAAGTAAATGGTACATAGTTGGAATCACAGGGTTCTTTTTATCCCTAACAAGGTCTACTGGTGTTCTTATCATTTTACCTTTACTTTACGAGGGTCTTATGCCCTTGATAAGAGATAAGGAAAACTTAAAAAACCTTAAAAACTCCATGCATAAGATACTGCCTCTTTTTTATCTCTCCCTAATTCCCCTGGGCACAATTTCTTTCATGATTTTTAATTATCACCTAACTGGAGATTTCATGGCTTTTGCACATGCTCAGGTAATGTGGCAAAGGCATTTTGGAAATCCTCTGGAGACTCTACTTAACGGTTATCATGGGAATACTGGCACAGCCTTCGAGGCAGTTTTTGCCGTTATTACTATCTTTATAGTTATATTGTTTTACAGAAAGATCCGGTTTTCTTACTGGTTGTTTTGTATGTATTCTCTTTTCGTCCCACTTTGTACAGGAATTCAGTCCATGCCTCGTTTTATTCTTGTAATTTTTCCGATTTACATCCTCTTTGCGGACATTACTAAAAACCACATTTCAGAAGACCTTGTTACGCTATCTTTTGCTCTTCTCCAGGGTTTTTTAATGGTTTTCTGGACTAATAGTTTCAATTTGGTGGTATAA
- a CDS encoding MgtC/SapB family protein, producing the protein MTKLAISFLIGIMVGIEREHRGIEHEIFAGVRTYSITCITGMLAAFVSEAKGPGFVYVAALFFGAICCIITYSKIFLFKRIGVTSPISLFFIFVMGVLVGYDYGLFAIISSIVVAFLLIQKQPLHQFAGNLTKEELYNAIQFLAVTFILYPVVPDREFYGIINFRTAILIVILVSLISFLSYVLLRKFGTKRGICYSGFVGGFVNSEATTAALAGLSKLVEEMADPVLTGILLCNISMLIRNLVLALIVDPTGQTTLHMLPPQAVIILASVAIVLRYDKKFCPISGGELKIESPFSLGQAFKFGFAFTVILVVGSFAYKVAGTAGIYVTALGALVSSSGVIVSVTLLAVSGNISYATAANTAVLASLISTINKILLSKISGSPNLFALTKKTFGIITVFGILSLILWNFM; encoded by the coding sequence ATGACAAAACTTGCCATCTCTTTTCTTATAGGGATAATGGTAGGTATTGAAAGGGAGCACAGAGGAATCGAACATGAAATTTTTGCAGGGGTGAGAACTTACAGCATAACCTGTATAACAGGTATGTTAGCTGCTTTCGTAAGCGAGGCAAAAGGGCCGGGTTTTGTTTACGTAGCTGCGCTCTTTTTCGGAGCAATTTGCTGCATAATCACTTATTCCAAGATATTTCTCTTTAAACGGATAGGAGTTACCAGCCCTATCAGTCTCTTTTTCATTTTCGTTATGGGAGTGCTTGTTGGCTATGATTATGGCCTGTTTGCTATTATTTCTTCAATAGTTGTGGCTTTTCTTCTGATCCAGAAACAGCCTCTTCACCAGTTCGCAGGAAACCTGACAAAAGAAGAACTCTACAATGCCATACAGTTTCTGGCCGTGACTTTTATACTTTATCCGGTAGTGCCGGATAGGGAGTTTTACGGAATTATAAATTTCAGGACTGCAATACTTATTGTAATTCTTGTTTCTCTTATCAGTTTTTTAAGTTATGTGCTCCTGAGAAAGTTCGGCACAAAGCGTGGAATCTGTTATTCAGGTTTTGTAGGAGGCTTTGTGAACAGTGAGGCAACAACAGCCGCGCTTGCAGGTCTCTCAAAACTAGTGGAGGAAATGGCCGATCCCGTGCTTACCGGAATACTGCTCTGCAATATCTCCATGCTCATTCGGAACCTTGTATTAGCCCTGATTGTTGATCCGACTGGCCAGACAACTTTGCATATGCTTCCTCCCCAGGCAGTGATCATCCTTGCTTCTGTAGCAATAGTTCTCAGGTATGACAAAAAATTCTGCCCTATAAGTGGAGGAGAACTTAAAATTGAATCTCCTTTCTCACTTGGACAGGCGTTTAAATTCGGCTTTGCTTTTACCGTCATCCTGGTAGTAGGAAGTTTTGCTTATAAAGTTGCAGGGACTGCCGGAATTTACGTTACCGCCCTGGGTGCTCTTGTTAGCAGTTCGGGAGTGATTGTTTCGGTAACCTTACTTGCAGTAAGTGGAAATATTTCCTATGCAACCGCAGCGAACACTGCAGTGCTTGCAAGCCTGATTAGCACGATTAACAAGATCCTGCTTTCGAAAATTTCCGGTTCCCCCAACCTTTTCGCCCTTACAAAGAAGACTTTTGGGATAATTACAGTTTTTGGGATCCTTTCTTTAATTTTGTGGAACTTCATGTAA
- a CDS encoding glycoside hydrolase family 16 protein — protein MSNMNKKYLKLVMLSTLGLLLIANTAAADTYLNWCGKEWWVRSGTGNPGGNYWSSSSNNVWIDENQKLHLTIQKVGDIWYSTEVDTTSTDYSYGVYKWTVSSPILNLDPNIVAAMFFRHNDTNEIDIEATQWGWIYSDRLSYSVQPNAYQSAITYDSPYQNAADVTYSFDWEPTYVHFTAKLSNGAVISDWNCTDQTSIPHVEGGVAMQMWLMSHLAPINGQNAEMVLSNFSYVPS, from the coding sequence ATGAGTAATATGAACAAAAAATATCTAAAGCTCGTAATGTTAAGTACATTAGGCTTGCTTTTGATTGCAAACACCGCTGCTGCAGACACCTATTTAAATTGGTGTGGTAAGGAGTGGTGGGTAAGAAGTGGAACTGGTAATCCTGGTGGTAACTACTGGAGCAGTTCCAGCAATAATGTTTGGATTGATGAAAACCAGAAACTACACCTTACAATCCAGAAAGTCGGAGATATCTGGTATTCAACAGAAGTTGACACAACATCCACTGACTATAGCTATGGTGTATACAAGTGGACGGTTTCATCACCAATACTGAATCTCGATCCGAATATTGTAGCTGCTATGTTTTTCCGCCATAACGATACCAATGAGATAGATATTGAAGCTACTCAGTGGGGCTGGATATACAGTGACAGACTTAGTTATAGTGTCCAGCCAAATGCATACCAGAGTGCGATAACTTATGACTCTCCTTACCAGAACGCTGCAGACGTAACATACAGTTTTGATTGGGAGCCAACGTATGTCCACTTTACTGCAAAGCTTTCTAACGGAGCTGTCATATCTGACTGGAACTGTACAGATCAGACAAGCATTCCGCATGTAGAAGGCGGAGTTGCGATGCAGATGTGGCTTATGAGTCATTTAGCGCCAATAAATGGACAGAATGCAGAGATGGTTTTATCTAACTTTAGTTATGTGCCATCTTAA